A part of Diprion similis isolate iyDipSimi1 chromosome 12, iyDipSimi1.1, whole genome shotgun sequence genomic DNA contains:
- the LOC124412900 gene encoding catenin alpha isoform X1 encodes MSDHFGPITLKWDPKNLEIRTMSVEKTLEPLVLQVTTLVNTKGPSKKKKGKSKRASALVGTVEKATTNFIEKGEQIAYENPDITAEMLSAVEEVRKTGAAMSIAAREFSEDPCSSLKRGNMVRAARNLLSAVTRLLILADMVDVHLLLKSLHVVEDDLEKLKNASSQGELLENIKQFGRNASELMNQAAKRQQELKDPQLRDDLAAARAVLKKHSTMLLTASKVYVRHPELAAAKANRDYVLKQVCEAVNTINDVAQGKTPTDGQHPYDGPGELAAALDDFDERMAMSPLAYNEVRTRPSLEERLESIISGAALMADSSCTRDERRERIVAECNAVRQALQDLLSEYMNNLQLARGGKRMGVKEQTEGLERAIDHMCRKTRDLRRQLRKAVVDHVSDSFLETSVPLLVLIEAARNGRDKEVEEYALVFTEHANKLVEVANLVCSMSGNEDGVKMVRYAAAQIENLCPQVINAARVLAARPRSKVALDNMEVFRQAWENQVRVLTEAVDDITTIDDFLAVSENHILEDVNKCVLALQEGDADTLDRTAGAIRGRSARVCNVVQAEMDNYEPCIYTKRVLEAVKVLREQVMPKFAQRVEVAVDALGSNPAKDVDENDFIDASRLVYDGVREIRRAVLMNRADEDLDPEDVELDEHYTLETRSKSSAQTGEHGVDEYPDISGITTAREAMRKMTEEDKQKILQQVEFFKSEKLKFDREVAKWDDAGNDIIVLAKHMCMIMMEMTDFTRGRGPLKTTMDVINAAKKISEAGTKLDKLTRQIADQCPESSTKKDLLAYLQRIALYCHQMNITSKVKADVQNISGELIVSGLDSATSLIQAAKNLMNAVVLTVKASYVASTKYPRQSTVTTIEDNGKEIRWPQKPTALYLPVSHSLSILYSVYLYSPIVVWKMKAPEKKPLVRPERPEEVRAKVRKGSQKKVQNPIHALSEFQSPTESV; translated from the exons ATGTCGGATCACTTCGGGCCAATAACATTAAAATGGGATCCCAAAAATTTAGAGATTCGGACAATGTCCGTAGAGAAAACGTTGGAGCCATTAGTTCTGCAAGTAACTACTTTGGTTAATACCAAAGGTCCaagcaaaaagaagaagggaaaGTCTAAACGTGCCAGTGCCTTGGTTGGAACAGTTGAAAAGGCTACAactaatttcattgaaaaggGAGAGCAGATAGCATATGAAAATCCCGATATTACGGCTGAAATGCTCAGTGCCGTTGAAGAAGTGAGAAAAACTGGAGCTGCGATGAGCATTGCTGCTCG gGAGTTTTCAGAAGATCCTTGTTCTTCGCTGAAGCGAGGTAACATGGTACGTGCAGCAAGGAATCTTCTATCTGCTGTCACACGTCTTCTAATATTGGCAGACATGGTTGACGTGCATTTGCTTTTAAAATCTCTGCATGTGGTCGAAGATGACTTAGAGAAGTTGAAGAATGCTTCTTCCCAAGGCGAGCTATTGGAGAATATCAAACAATTTGGCAGAAATGCCTCAGAGCTTATGAATCAAGCAGCTAAACGTCAGCAAGAACTTAAAGATCCCCAACTTCGTGATGACTTAGCAGCTGCCAGGGCTGTTctcaaaaaacattcaacGATGCTTTTAACAGCTTCTAAAGTCTACGTTCGGCACCCAGAACTAGCTGCTGCTAAAGCTAACAGAGATTACGTTTTGAAACAAGTCTGCGAAGCTGTTAATACTATAAATGATGTAGCACAGGGCAAAACACCAACAGATGGCCAGCATCCATATGATGGACCAGGGGAGTTGGCTGCAGCTCTTGACGATTTTGATGAAAGAATGGCAATGTCACCCCTGGCTTATAACGAAGTACGCACTCGTCCTAGTCTGGAGGAGAGATTGGAAAGCATCATTAGTGGAGCTGCACTTATGGCTGATTCTTCATGTACCAGAGATGAGCGCAGGGAACGGATTGTTGCTGAGTGCAACGCGGTTAGACAAGCGCTGCAAGATCTACTCAGCGAATACATGAATAAC TTACAGCTCGCTCGGGGTGGGAAACGG ATGGGTGTAAAAGAACAAACGGAGGGCTTGGAACGAGCTATAGATCACATGTGTAGAAAGACACGTGACTTGCGCCGGCAGTTACGTAAAGCTGTTGTTGATCATGTATCAGACAGTTTCCTCGAGACAAGTGTTCCACTGCTTGTGCTTATCGAAGCTGCTAGGAATGGAAGAGATAAAGAAGTCGAAGAATATGCTTTAGTTTTCACTGAGCATGCCAATAAACTAGTCGAG GTAGCAAACCTGGTCTGCAGTATGTCAGGAAATGAAGATGGAGTAAAAATGGTTCGTTATGCAGCAGCGCAGATTGAGAATCTGTGTCCTCAAGTAATAAATGCTGCACGTGTATTGGCAGCTCGTCCTCGTTCTAAAGTAGCCCTTGATAACATGGAAGTATTTCGCCAAGCTTGGGAAAATCAAGTTCGCGTTCTTACTGAAGCTGTCGATGACATAACTACAATCGATGACTTCTTGGCAGTTTCCGAAAATCACATCCTGGAAGATGTGAATAAATGTGTGTTAGCTTTGCAAGAAGGTGATGCAGATACTTTAGATAGAACAGCTGGAGCTATCAGAGGGAGATCTGCCAGAGTTTGCAATGTCGTTCAAGCTGAAATGGATAATTACGAGCCGTGCATTTATACCAAGAGAGTTCTTGAAGCCGTCAAAGTTTTGCGTGAACAGGTTATGCCAAAGTTTGCACAAAGAGTGGAAGTTGCAGTAGATGCTTTAGGGAGTAACCCGGCTAAAGATgttgatgaaaatgatttcattgATGCATCTAGACTAGTTTACGATGGAGTTAGGGAAATCAGACGTGCTGTGTTGATGAATCGA GCTGACGAAGATCTAGACCCAGAAGATGTAGAACTTGATGAACATTACACCTTAGAAACCCGAAGTAAATCGAGTGCTCAAACTGGAGAACATGGTGTAGATGAGTATCCCGACATCAGTGGCATTACCACTGCCCGTGAGGCTATGCGGAAAATGACTGAAGAAGATAAGCAGAAGATTCTCCAGCAGgtggaatttttcaagagtgaaaaattgaagtttgATAGGGAAGTTGCCAAATGGGATGACGCTGGAAATGATATAATTGTCCTGGCAAAACATATGTGTATGATTATGATGGAAATGACAGATTTCACTCGAGGACGTGGCCCATTGAAAACTACAATGGACGTGATAAATGCAGCAAAGAAAATTTCGGAGGCAGGAACAAAATTGGATAAATTGACAAGACAAATAGCAGATCAATGTCCAGAGAGTTCAACTAAAAAAGATCTGCTCGCTTATTTACAACGGATCGCACTTTActgtcatcaaatgaatattACGAGCAAAGTGAAAGCTGATGTACAGAACATCAGTGGAGAATTGATCGTTTCTGGTTTAGACAGCGCAACGTCACTTATCCAAGCAGCAAAGAATTTGATGAATGCTGTTGTCCTCACAGTGAAAGCATCCTATGTTGCGTCTACTAAATATCCCAGACAATCTACAGTCAcg ACAATAGAAGACAATGGGAAAGAGATACGATGGCCACAAAAGCCGACCGCGCTGTACCTACCTGTATCCCACAGCCTGTCCATTCTCTACTCTGTTTATTTG TAT TCTCCTATCGTCGTATGGAAGATGAAGGCACCAGAGAAAAAACCTTTGGTTCGTCCGGAGCGACCAGAAGAGGTTAGGGCCAAAGTGAGAAAAGGATCCCAGAAGAAAGTTCAAAATCCCATTCATGCTCTTTCTGAATTCCAGAGCCCGACCGAGAGTGTTTAG
- the LOC124412900 gene encoding catenin alpha isoform X2, whose protein sequence is MSDHFGPITLKWDPKNLEIRTMSVEKTLEPLVLQVTTLVNTKGPSKKKKGKSKRASALVGTVEKATTNFIEKGEQIAYENPDITAEMLSAVEEVRKTGAAMSIAAREFSEDPCSSLKRGNMVRAARNLLSAVTRLLILADMVDVHLLLKSLHVVEDDLEKLKNASSQGELLENIKQFGRNASELMNQAAKRQQELKDPQLRDDLAAARAVLKKHSTMLLTASKVYVRHPELAAAKANRDYVLKQVCEAVNTINDVAQGKTPTDGQHPYDGPGELAAALDDFDERMAMSPLAYNEVRTRPSLEERLESIISGAALMADSSCTRDERRERIVAECNAVRQALQDLLSEYMNNLQLARGGKRMGVKEQTEGLERAIDHMCRKTRDLRRQLRKAVVDHVSDSFLETSVPLLVLIEAARNGRDKEVEEYALVFTEHANKLVEVANLVCSMSGNEDGVKMVRYAAAQIENLCPQVINAARVLAARPRSKVALDNMEVFRQAWENQVRVLTEAVDDITTIDDFLAVSENHILEDVNKCVLALQEGDADTLDRTAGAIRGRSARVCNVVQAEMDNYEPCIYTKRVLEAVKVLREQVMPKFAQRVEVAVDALGSNPAKDVDENDFIDASRLVYDGVREIRRAVLMNRADEDLDPEDVELDEHYTLETRSKSSAQTGEHGVDEYPDISGITTAREAMRKMTEEDKQKILQQVEFFKSEKLKFDREVAKWDDAGNDIIVLAKHMCMIMMEMTDFTRGRGPLKTTMDVINAAKKISEAGTKLDKLTRQIADQCPESSTKKDLLAYLQRIALYCHQMNITSKVKADVQNISGELIVSGLDSATSLIQAAKNLMNAVVLTVKASYVASTKYPRQSTVTTIEDNGKEIRWPQKPTALYLPVSHSLSILYSVYLSPIVVWKMKAPEKKPLVRPERPEEVRAKVRKGSQKKVQNPIHALSEFQSPTESV, encoded by the exons ATGTCGGATCACTTCGGGCCAATAACATTAAAATGGGATCCCAAAAATTTAGAGATTCGGACAATGTCCGTAGAGAAAACGTTGGAGCCATTAGTTCTGCAAGTAACTACTTTGGTTAATACCAAAGGTCCaagcaaaaagaagaagggaaaGTCTAAACGTGCCAGTGCCTTGGTTGGAACAGTTGAAAAGGCTACAactaatttcattgaaaaggGAGAGCAGATAGCATATGAAAATCCCGATATTACGGCTGAAATGCTCAGTGCCGTTGAAGAAGTGAGAAAAACTGGAGCTGCGATGAGCATTGCTGCTCG gGAGTTTTCAGAAGATCCTTGTTCTTCGCTGAAGCGAGGTAACATGGTACGTGCAGCAAGGAATCTTCTATCTGCTGTCACACGTCTTCTAATATTGGCAGACATGGTTGACGTGCATTTGCTTTTAAAATCTCTGCATGTGGTCGAAGATGACTTAGAGAAGTTGAAGAATGCTTCTTCCCAAGGCGAGCTATTGGAGAATATCAAACAATTTGGCAGAAATGCCTCAGAGCTTATGAATCAAGCAGCTAAACGTCAGCAAGAACTTAAAGATCCCCAACTTCGTGATGACTTAGCAGCTGCCAGGGCTGTTctcaaaaaacattcaacGATGCTTTTAACAGCTTCTAAAGTCTACGTTCGGCACCCAGAACTAGCTGCTGCTAAAGCTAACAGAGATTACGTTTTGAAACAAGTCTGCGAAGCTGTTAATACTATAAATGATGTAGCACAGGGCAAAACACCAACAGATGGCCAGCATCCATATGATGGACCAGGGGAGTTGGCTGCAGCTCTTGACGATTTTGATGAAAGAATGGCAATGTCACCCCTGGCTTATAACGAAGTACGCACTCGTCCTAGTCTGGAGGAGAGATTGGAAAGCATCATTAGTGGAGCTGCACTTATGGCTGATTCTTCATGTACCAGAGATGAGCGCAGGGAACGGATTGTTGCTGAGTGCAACGCGGTTAGACAAGCGCTGCAAGATCTACTCAGCGAATACATGAATAAC TTACAGCTCGCTCGGGGTGGGAAACGG ATGGGTGTAAAAGAACAAACGGAGGGCTTGGAACGAGCTATAGATCACATGTGTAGAAAGACACGTGACTTGCGCCGGCAGTTACGTAAAGCTGTTGTTGATCATGTATCAGACAGTTTCCTCGAGACAAGTGTTCCACTGCTTGTGCTTATCGAAGCTGCTAGGAATGGAAGAGATAAAGAAGTCGAAGAATATGCTTTAGTTTTCACTGAGCATGCCAATAAACTAGTCGAG GTAGCAAACCTGGTCTGCAGTATGTCAGGAAATGAAGATGGAGTAAAAATGGTTCGTTATGCAGCAGCGCAGATTGAGAATCTGTGTCCTCAAGTAATAAATGCTGCACGTGTATTGGCAGCTCGTCCTCGTTCTAAAGTAGCCCTTGATAACATGGAAGTATTTCGCCAAGCTTGGGAAAATCAAGTTCGCGTTCTTACTGAAGCTGTCGATGACATAACTACAATCGATGACTTCTTGGCAGTTTCCGAAAATCACATCCTGGAAGATGTGAATAAATGTGTGTTAGCTTTGCAAGAAGGTGATGCAGATACTTTAGATAGAACAGCTGGAGCTATCAGAGGGAGATCTGCCAGAGTTTGCAATGTCGTTCAAGCTGAAATGGATAATTACGAGCCGTGCATTTATACCAAGAGAGTTCTTGAAGCCGTCAAAGTTTTGCGTGAACAGGTTATGCCAAAGTTTGCACAAAGAGTGGAAGTTGCAGTAGATGCTTTAGGGAGTAACCCGGCTAAAGATgttgatgaaaatgatttcattgATGCATCTAGACTAGTTTACGATGGAGTTAGGGAAATCAGACGTGCTGTGTTGATGAATCGA GCTGACGAAGATCTAGACCCAGAAGATGTAGAACTTGATGAACATTACACCTTAGAAACCCGAAGTAAATCGAGTGCTCAAACTGGAGAACATGGTGTAGATGAGTATCCCGACATCAGTGGCATTACCACTGCCCGTGAGGCTATGCGGAAAATGACTGAAGAAGATAAGCAGAAGATTCTCCAGCAGgtggaatttttcaagagtgaaaaattgaagtttgATAGGGAAGTTGCCAAATGGGATGACGCTGGAAATGATATAATTGTCCTGGCAAAACATATGTGTATGATTATGATGGAAATGACAGATTTCACTCGAGGACGTGGCCCATTGAAAACTACAATGGACGTGATAAATGCAGCAAAGAAAATTTCGGAGGCAGGAACAAAATTGGATAAATTGACAAGACAAATAGCAGATCAATGTCCAGAGAGTTCAACTAAAAAAGATCTGCTCGCTTATTTACAACGGATCGCACTTTActgtcatcaaatgaatattACGAGCAAAGTGAAAGCTGATGTACAGAACATCAGTGGAGAATTGATCGTTTCTGGTTTAGACAGCGCAACGTCACTTATCCAAGCAGCAAAGAATTTGATGAATGCTGTTGTCCTCACAGTGAAAGCATCCTATGTTGCGTCTACTAAATATCCCAGACAATCTACAGTCAcg ACAATAGAAGACAATGGGAAAGAGATACGATGGCCACAAAAGCCGACCGCGCTGTACCTACCTGTATCCCACAGCCTGTCCATTCTCTACTCTGTTTATTTG TCTCCTATCGTCGTATGGAAGATGAAGGCACCAGAGAAAAAACCTTTGGTTCGTCCGGAGCGACCAGAAGAGGTTAGGGCCAAAGTGAGAAAAGGATCCCAGAAGAAAGTTCAAAATCCCATTCATGCTCTTTCTGAATTCCAGAGCCCGACCGAGAGTGTTTAG
- the LOC124412900 gene encoding catenin alpha isoform X4 translates to MSDHFGPITLKWDPKNLEIRTMSVEKTLEPLVLQVTTLVNTKGPSKKKKGKSKRASALVGTVEKATTNFIEKGEQIAYENPDITAEMLSAVEEVRKTGAAMSIAAREFSEDPCSSLKRGNMVRAARNLLSAVTRLLILADMVDVHLLLKSLHVVEDDLEKLKNASSQGELLENIKQFGRNASELMNQAAKRQQELKDPQLRDDLAAARAVLKKHSTMLLTASKVYVRHPELAAAKANRDYVLKQVCEAVNTINDVAQGKTPTDGQHPYDGPGELAAALDDFDERMAMSPLAYNEVRTRPSLEERLESIISGAALMADSSCTRDERRERIVAECNAVRQALQDLLSEYMNNLQLARGGKRMGVKEQTEGLERAIDHMCRKTRDLRRQLRKAVVDHVSDSFLETSVPLLVLIEAARNGRDKEVEEYALVFTEHANKLVEVANLVCSMSGNEDGVKMVRYAAAQIENLCPQVINAARVLAARPRSKVALDNMEVFRQAWENQVRVLTEAVDDITTIDDFLAVSENHILEDVNKCVLALQEGDADTLDRTAGAIRGRSARVCNVVQAEMDNYEPCIYTKRVLEAVKVLREQVMPKFAQRVEVAVDALGSNPAKDVDENDFIDASRLVYDGVREIRRAVLMNRADEDLDPEDVELDEHYTLETRSKSSAQTGEHGVDEYPDISGITTAREAMRKMTEEDKQKILQQVEFFKSEKLKFDREVAKWDDAGNDIIVLAKHMCMIMMEMTDFTRGRGPLKTTMDVINAAKKISEAGTKLDKLTRQIADQCPESSTKKDLLAYLQRIALYCHQMNITSKVKADVQNISGELIVSGLDSATSLIQAAKNLMNAVVLTVKASYVASTKYPRQSTVTYSPIVVWKMKAPEKKPLVRPERPEEVRAKVRKGSQKKVQNPIHALSEFQSPTESV, encoded by the exons ATGTCGGATCACTTCGGGCCAATAACATTAAAATGGGATCCCAAAAATTTAGAGATTCGGACAATGTCCGTAGAGAAAACGTTGGAGCCATTAGTTCTGCAAGTAACTACTTTGGTTAATACCAAAGGTCCaagcaaaaagaagaagggaaaGTCTAAACGTGCCAGTGCCTTGGTTGGAACAGTTGAAAAGGCTACAactaatttcattgaaaaggGAGAGCAGATAGCATATGAAAATCCCGATATTACGGCTGAAATGCTCAGTGCCGTTGAAGAAGTGAGAAAAACTGGAGCTGCGATGAGCATTGCTGCTCG gGAGTTTTCAGAAGATCCTTGTTCTTCGCTGAAGCGAGGTAACATGGTACGTGCAGCAAGGAATCTTCTATCTGCTGTCACACGTCTTCTAATATTGGCAGACATGGTTGACGTGCATTTGCTTTTAAAATCTCTGCATGTGGTCGAAGATGACTTAGAGAAGTTGAAGAATGCTTCTTCCCAAGGCGAGCTATTGGAGAATATCAAACAATTTGGCAGAAATGCCTCAGAGCTTATGAATCAAGCAGCTAAACGTCAGCAAGAACTTAAAGATCCCCAACTTCGTGATGACTTAGCAGCTGCCAGGGCTGTTctcaaaaaacattcaacGATGCTTTTAACAGCTTCTAAAGTCTACGTTCGGCACCCAGAACTAGCTGCTGCTAAAGCTAACAGAGATTACGTTTTGAAACAAGTCTGCGAAGCTGTTAATACTATAAATGATGTAGCACAGGGCAAAACACCAACAGATGGCCAGCATCCATATGATGGACCAGGGGAGTTGGCTGCAGCTCTTGACGATTTTGATGAAAGAATGGCAATGTCACCCCTGGCTTATAACGAAGTACGCACTCGTCCTAGTCTGGAGGAGAGATTGGAAAGCATCATTAGTGGAGCTGCACTTATGGCTGATTCTTCATGTACCAGAGATGAGCGCAGGGAACGGATTGTTGCTGAGTGCAACGCGGTTAGACAAGCGCTGCAAGATCTACTCAGCGAATACATGAATAAC TTACAGCTCGCTCGGGGTGGGAAACGG ATGGGTGTAAAAGAACAAACGGAGGGCTTGGAACGAGCTATAGATCACATGTGTAGAAAGACACGTGACTTGCGCCGGCAGTTACGTAAAGCTGTTGTTGATCATGTATCAGACAGTTTCCTCGAGACAAGTGTTCCACTGCTTGTGCTTATCGAAGCTGCTAGGAATGGAAGAGATAAAGAAGTCGAAGAATATGCTTTAGTTTTCACTGAGCATGCCAATAAACTAGTCGAG GTAGCAAACCTGGTCTGCAGTATGTCAGGAAATGAAGATGGAGTAAAAATGGTTCGTTATGCAGCAGCGCAGATTGAGAATCTGTGTCCTCAAGTAATAAATGCTGCACGTGTATTGGCAGCTCGTCCTCGTTCTAAAGTAGCCCTTGATAACATGGAAGTATTTCGCCAAGCTTGGGAAAATCAAGTTCGCGTTCTTACTGAAGCTGTCGATGACATAACTACAATCGATGACTTCTTGGCAGTTTCCGAAAATCACATCCTGGAAGATGTGAATAAATGTGTGTTAGCTTTGCAAGAAGGTGATGCAGATACTTTAGATAGAACAGCTGGAGCTATCAGAGGGAGATCTGCCAGAGTTTGCAATGTCGTTCAAGCTGAAATGGATAATTACGAGCCGTGCATTTATACCAAGAGAGTTCTTGAAGCCGTCAAAGTTTTGCGTGAACAGGTTATGCCAAAGTTTGCACAAAGAGTGGAAGTTGCAGTAGATGCTTTAGGGAGTAACCCGGCTAAAGATgttgatgaaaatgatttcattgATGCATCTAGACTAGTTTACGATGGAGTTAGGGAAATCAGACGTGCTGTGTTGATGAATCGA GCTGACGAAGATCTAGACCCAGAAGATGTAGAACTTGATGAACATTACACCTTAGAAACCCGAAGTAAATCGAGTGCTCAAACTGGAGAACATGGTGTAGATGAGTATCCCGACATCAGTGGCATTACCACTGCCCGTGAGGCTATGCGGAAAATGACTGAAGAAGATAAGCAGAAGATTCTCCAGCAGgtggaatttttcaagagtgaaaaattgaagtttgATAGGGAAGTTGCCAAATGGGATGACGCTGGAAATGATATAATTGTCCTGGCAAAACATATGTGTATGATTATGATGGAAATGACAGATTTCACTCGAGGACGTGGCCCATTGAAAACTACAATGGACGTGATAAATGCAGCAAAGAAAATTTCGGAGGCAGGAACAAAATTGGATAAATTGACAAGACAAATAGCAGATCAATGTCCAGAGAGTTCAACTAAAAAAGATCTGCTCGCTTATTTACAACGGATCGCACTTTActgtcatcaaatgaatattACGAGCAAAGTGAAAGCTGATGTACAGAACATCAGTGGAGAATTGATCGTTTCTGGTTTAGACAGCGCAACGTCACTTATCCAAGCAGCAAAGAATTTGATGAATGCTGTTGTCCTCACAGTGAAAGCATCCTATGTTGCGTCTACTAAATATCCCAGACAATCTACAGTCAcg TAT TCTCCTATCGTCGTATGGAAGATGAAGGCACCAGAGAAAAAACCTTTGGTTCGTCCGGAGCGACCAGAAGAGGTTAGGGCCAAAGTGAGAAAAGGATCCCAGAAGAAAGTTCAAAATCCCATTCATGCTCTTTCTGAATTCCAGAGCCCGACCGAGAGTGTTTAG